A window of Rhinolophus ferrumequinum isolate MPI-CBG mRhiFer1 chromosome X, mRhiFer1_v1.p, whole genome shotgun sequence contains these coding sequences:
- the LOC117024199 gene encoding LOW QUALITY PROTEIN: eukaryotic translation initiation factor 3 subunit F-like (The sequence of the model RefSeq protein was modified relative to this genomic sequence to represent the inferred CDS: inserted 1 base in 1 codon; substituted 1 base at 1 genomic stop codon): MATPVVPASAAPTTPTPAMAAAPASAPAPAPASAPAPAPAPVPVPAPTPAPSSSPDPAAAAAATAAPGLTQASLPAAAQTPVQSLASPALPGPFPXGRVVRLHPVILESIVDSYEXRNEGAARVIGTLLGTVDKHSVEVTNCFSVPHNESEDEVAVDMEFAKNMYELHKKVSPNELILGWYATGHDITEHSVLIHEYYSREAPNPIHLTVDTSLQNGRMSIKAYISTLMGVPGRTMGVMFTPLTVKYAYYDTERIGVDLIMKTCFSPNWVIGLSSDLQQVAGSSARIQDALSTVLQYAEDVLSGKVSADNTVGRFLMSLVNQVPKIVPDDFETMLNSNINDLLMVTYPANLTQSQIALNEKLVNL; this comes from the exons ATGGCCACACCGGTGGTACCGGCGAGTGCTGCTCCCACCACTCCGACCCCAGCCATGGCTGctgccccagcctcagccccagccccggccccagCCTCAGCTCCAGCGCCGGCTCCGGCTCCAGTGCCGGTTCCAGCTCCAACTCCAGCTCCATCCTCATCCCCAGACCCGGCAGCAGCAGCGGCTGCGACCGCGGCCCCGGGCCTGACCCAGGCTTCACTGCCAGCAGCAGCGCAGACCCCGGTGCAGTCGCTGGCTAGTCCTGCTCTACCCGGCCCCTTCC GCGGCCGTGTGGTCCGACTGCACCCTGTCATTTTGGAATCTATCGTGGACAGCTACGAGTGACGCAACGAGGGTGCTGCCCGAGTTATCGGGACCCTGCTGGGAACCGTTGACAAGCACTCGGTGGAAGTCACCAATTGCTTTTCAGTGCCACACAATGAATCAGAAGATGAGGTGGCTGTTGACATGGAATTCGCTAAGAACATGTATGAATTACACAAGAAAGTCTCTCCAAATGAGCTCATCCTGGGCTGGTACGCTACAGGCCATGACATCACAGAGCACTCTGTGCTGATCCATGAGTACTACAGCCGGGAAGCCCCCAACCCTATTCACCTCACTGTGGACACGAGCCTTCAGAACGGCCGCATGAGCATCAAGGCCTATATCAGCACTTTAATGGGAGTCCCTGGGAGGACCATGGGGGTGATGTTCACGCCTCTGACAGTGAAATACGCGTATTACGACACTGAGCGCATCGGAGTTGACCTGATCATGAAAACCTGTTTTAGCCCCAACTGGGTGATTGGACTCTCCAGTGACCTGCAGCAAGTAGCAGGGTCATCGGCTCGTATCCAGGATGCCCTGAGCACAGTGCTGCAGTATGCAGAAGATGTGCTGTCTGGAAAGGTGTCGGCTGACAACACTGTGGGCCgcttcttgatgagtctggttaaccAAGTCCCCAAGATCGTTCCTGATGACTTCGAGACCATGCTCAACAGCAACATCAACGACCTGCTGATGGTGACCTACCCGGCCAATCTCACACAGTCACAGATTGCCCTCAATGAGAAACTTGTAAACCTGTGA